The Sinorhizobium fredii USDA 257 region TTCGGCGGCTTCGCCCCACAGCGGCGGACATATTACGAGGATCCAAACCAGTATCCGACCCAGCCGCGGCCGCGACGCATACAAAGGCGGCGGCAGCAGCCGGCCGAGCAGCAGCGGCCGCGACAGCAGCGCGCCAAGCCGCGCGTCGCCGATGCACCCCCGCCGGCGGCCGTGGTCGAGAAATCGCCGGATGCGAAAAAGGTGCTCGTCGTCGGCGACTTCGTTGCCGGAAGTCTCGGCGACGGCCTGAAGGCCGCGTTCGAAATGACGCCGGGCGTCGTTGTCGAAACGCGCGCCAACGGCTCGTCTGGCCTTGTCCGCGACGACTACTTCAATTGGCCGGACAGCCTGCCGGGCTATATGGCGGAGCTCAAGCCCTCGGTCATCGTCGTCAGTCTAGGCGCCAATGACCGGCAGATGATGCGGATCGGCGAGACCAAGGAGACGTTGCGCACCGACCTCTGGACGGCGGAATACCGCAAGCGCGTCAACGCCCTTGCCGCTCTCGCTCGAAAGGACAATCTGCCGCTTCTCTGGGTCGGCATGCCGCCCTTCCAATCGACCGCCATGACCGCCGACATGGTCACCTTCAACGGCATTTACCGCGAAGAGGTGGAGAAGGTCGGCGGGCAGTTCATCGACATCTGGGACGGCTTCGTCGACGAGGGAGGCAAGTTCGTCCTGACAGGTTCCGACATCAACGGCCAGCAGGTCCGCCTGCGCGGCTCCGACGGCATCAACCTGACCAAGGCGGGCAAGCGCAAGCTCGCCTTCTACGTCGAGAAGGACATCCGCAAGCTGCTCGGCGAGGCCGCCGCCGATGCGGACGTGCCGGGCGCCGAGGGCCTCAAGGATCTCGTGGTCACGGCCCCGCTTGCCAACGAGGATATCGTCAAGACGCCGCCGATCGGCGTGACCGATCCGGCGCTCGACGGCGCAACCGCACTTCTGGGCGCAGGCGCGCCGCAGAAGGGGACCGGCAAGAGCCCGAGAGACCTGCTCGTTGAAAAGGGCGAGGTTCCGGCCGCACCGGTCGGACGCGTCGACGACTTCCGGCTTGCGAAACCGGCAACCGTGATCAGCAATCCGCTGTTGCGGGACTGAGTGTTAGACGTTTCCTGTCGGCAGAGGGGCCTGCCGCGACGCCGTAAGCTCACGATCGGAACATTGTTGCTTGCCATACCTCAAGGGTCGTCATCCTCGGCCTTGATCCGAGGCTCCATGCCCCAGGATTCCCCATTACGCATGCTCGTGACATTTCGGAGCGAACCTTGCGCAGCCCCTTGTGTTTGGATCCTCGGGTCAAGCCCGAGGATGACGGCGGTTAGAGAGGTGCGGCAACTTAGACGCAGGGCCCGCAATTTGCGAGACCCGCATGGAGCGTTTAAGCCGACTACCGCGGCAGCAGCGTCGATCCCATCAGGGCCTCGTCGATCGCTCGCGCCGCCTGGCGGCCTTCCCGGATCGCCCAGACGACGAGCGACTGGCCGCGGCGGACGTCGCCGGCGGTCCAGAGTTTGTCGAGCGAGGTCCTGTAGTCCCGCTCGTTCGCCACGACGTTGGTCGAGCCGCGCCGGTCGGTGTTAAGCGAGAGCTTGTCGCCGAGGTCCTTGAGCACGCTGTCGGTGAAGGGACCGCGGAAGCCGATGGCGATGAAGGCGAGGTCCGCCTTGATGATGAACTCGGTACCGGCGATCGGCTTGCGGCGATCGTCGACCTGGCAGCACTTGACGCCGGTCAGGTTGCCATCCTCGTCGCCGACGAATTCGAGCGTCGCAACCTGGAATTCGCGGACCGCGCCCTCGGCCTGGCTGGAGGAGGTGCGCATCTTCGTCGCCCAGAACGGCCAGACGGCGAGTTTGTCTTCCTTCTCGGGCGGCTGCGGGCGGATGTCGAGCTGCGTCACCTTGACGGCACCCTGGCGGAAGGCGGTCCCTACGCAGTCGGAGGCCGTGTCGCCGCCGCCGACGACCACAACATGCTTGCCGCCGGCAAGGATCGGCTCGGAGGGCCAGCCGACGCTGTCGATGTTCTCGCGGCCGACGCGGCGGTTCTGCTGCACCAGATAGGGCATGGCGTCGTGCACGCCGATGAATTCGACGCCTGGAATTCCGGCATCGCGCGGAGTCTCGGAGCCGCCGCAATAGAGCACCGCGTCATTGTCATCGAGAAGCGTCTGCACCGCCACGTCGACGCCGACATTGACGCCGCAATGGAAGGTCACGCCTTCGCCCTTCATCTGCTCGACGCGGCGGTCGATGAAGTTCTTCTCCATCTTGAAATCCGGGATGCCGTAGCGCAGCAGACCGCCTGGCTTCGATTCGCGCTCGTAGACATGGACCTCGTGTCCGGCGCGGGCGAGCTGCTGGGCGGCCGCCATGCCAGCAGGGCCGGAGCCGATGACCGCCACCTTCTTGCCGGTCTTGGTCACGGCCGGCTGCGGCACGATGTAGCCCATCTCATAGGCCTTGTCGGCAATCGCCTGCTCGACAGTCTTGATCGCCACCGGCACGTCTTCGAGGTTCAGCGTACAGGCTTCCTCGCACGGCGCCGGGCAGACGCGGCCGGTGAACTCCGGGAAGTTGTTGGTCGAATGCAGGTTGCGGATCGCCTCGTCCCAATTGCCGTTATAGACGAGATCGTTCCAATCCGGGATCTGATTGTGTACCGGACACCCGGTCGGCCCATGGCAGTAAGGAATGCCGCAGTCCATGCAGCGAGCGGCCTGCTTCTGCACTTCCTGCTCGGACATCGGAATGGTGAATTCACGGAAATGGCGGATGCGGTCGGACGCCGGCTGGTACTTCGCTACCTGCCGGTCGATCTCGAGAAATCCAGTAACCTTGCCCATCTTACGATCCTGATAATTTCAATCTGAACAGGCGCGCCTCGGCGCGCGCGTGATGACCCCCGCACCGGAACCGGATCGGGGGCCGCTCTTTCAGAGCCGGTTACTCGGCCGCTTCAGCCATTTTCATGCGCTCCATGTCCTCTAGCGCACGGCGGTATTCGACCGGCATGACCTTGCGGAATTTCGGCCGGTAATCCGCCCAGTGTTCGAGGATCTCCTTGGCACGCGGCGAACCGGTGAAGTGCAGGTGGTTGGAGATGAGCTGATAAAGCCGCTCCTCGTCATGGCGCGTCATGTCGCCCGAGACGTCCACCCGTCCCTTGTACATCAGGTCGCCGCCGTGATGGTGCAGCTTCTCCAGCATGTCGTCCTCCTCCGGCACCGGCTGCAGCTCGACCATGGCCATGTTGCAGCGGCGGGCGAAGTCACCTTCCTCGTCGAGAACATAGGCGACGCCACCGGACATGCCGGCCGCGAAGTTGCGCCCCGTACTGCCGAGCACGACGACCACACCGCCCGTCATGTATTCGCAGCCGTGGTCGCCGACGCCCTCGACGACCGCCACCGCGCCGGAGTTGCGCACTGCGAAGCGTTCGCCGGCGACGCCGTTGAAGTAGCACTCGCCCGAGATCGCCCCGTAGAGCAGGGTGTTGCCGACGATGATCGATTGGTGCGGCACGATCCTGGTGTTTTCCGGCGGCCGGACGATGATGCGCCCGCCGGAAAGGCCCTTGCCGACATAGTCGTTGCCGTCGCCGACGAGATCGAAGGTGATGCCGCGCGCCAGGAACGCCCCGAAGGACTGGCCAGCCGTGCCCTTGAGGGTCACATGGATCGTGTCGTCCTTCAGGCCCTTGTGGCCCCAACGCTTGGCGAGCGCACCGGAAAGCATGGCGCCGGCCGAACGGTCGACGTTCTTGATCTCCGCCTCGAATGCCACCGGCACCTTGGTCTCGAGCGCGAGCTTGGCCTTCTCGATCAGCCTGCGGTCGAGAATGTCGTCGATCGGATGGTTCTGACGGGCCGTCCAGTAGGTCGCTTCCTTCGGCGCTTCCACCTTGTGGAAGATCTTCGAGAAGTCGAGGCCCTTGGCCTTCCAATGTTCGATCATTCGGTCGCGCTCGAGCAGCTCCGAAGCGCCGATGATGTCGTCGAGTTTGCGGACCCCGAGCGAGGCGAGGATTTCCCGCACCTCTTCGGCCACGAAGAAGAAGTAGTTGATGACGTGTTCCGGCGTACCCTTGAAACGCTTCCGAAGCACCGGATCCTGGGTGGCAACGCCGACCGGACAGGTGTTCAGGTGGCACTTGCGCATCATGATGCAGCCGGCCGCGATCAGCGGAGCGGTGGCAAAGCCGAACTCGTCCGCGCCGAGCAGCGCGCCGATGACGACGTCACGGCCGGTCTTCAGGCCGCCGTCGACCTGCAGCGCGACGCGCGAGCGCAAGCCGTTCAGCACCAGCGTCTGCTGGGTTTCGGCAAGGCCGATTTCCCAGGGGCTGCCGGCGTGCTTCAGCGAGGTGAGCGGCGAAGCCCCGGTGCCGCCGTCGAAACCGGCGATGGTGATGTGGTCGGCGCGCGCCTTGGCGACACCGGCCGCGACCGTGCCGACCCCGACTTCCGATACCAGCTTGACCGAGACATCGGCCTCAGGATTGACGTTCTTCAGATCGTAGATCAGCTGCGCCAGATCTTCGATCGAATAGATGTCATGATGCGGCGGCGGCGAGATGAGGCCGACGCCCGGCGTCGAGTGACGCGTCTTGGCGACGGTCGCATCCACCTTGTGGCCGGGCAGCTGCCCGCCCTCACCGGGCTTCGCCCCCTGCGCCACTTTGATCTGCAGGACGTCGGCATTGACCAGATATTCGGTGGTGACGCCGAAGCGGCCGGAGGCGATCTGCTTGATCGCCGAACGCTCCGGATTCATCGAGCCATCCGGCAGCGGCAGGTAGCGATCGCTTTCCTCGCCGCCCTCGCCGGTGTTCGACTTGCCGCCGATCCGGTTCATCGCCTTAGCGAGCGTCGTATGCGCCTCGCGGCTGATCGAGCCGAAGGACATCGCCCCGGTCGAGAAGCGCTTGACGATCTCGACTGCCGGCTCGACCTCGTCGACCGGGACCGGCTGGCGGCCGGCGGCCTCGGCGCTCTTGAGGGTGAAGAGGCCGCGGATGGTGTTCATGCGCAGCGCCGATGCGTTCACCATCTCGGCGAATTCGCGGTAGCGATCCTCGGCATTGCCGCGCACCGCATGCTGCAGCGAAGCAATCGCGTCCGGCGTCCAGGCATGGCTCTCGCCGCGCATGCGGAAGGCGTATTCGCCGCCGATGTCGAGCGTGTTGGCCAGCACCGGATCGACGCCGAAGGCAGCCTTGTGACGCGCCACCGTCTCGGCGGCGATCTCCTCGAGGCCGATGCCCTCGATGGTCGTCGCCGTGCCGAAGAAATACTTGTCGACCAGCTTCGACGAGAGGCCGACGGCGTCGAAGATCTGCGCGCCGCAATAGGACTGGTAGGTCGAGATCCCCATCTTGGACATGACCTTCAGGATGCCCTTGCCGACCGCCTTGATGTAGCGGTAGACGATCTCGCTGGCGTCGACCTCCTTCGGGAACTCGCCGCGCTTGTGCATGTCGACGAGCGTGTCGAAGGCGAGATAGGGGTTGATCGCCTCGGCGCCATAGCCGGCAAGCAGGCAGAAGTGATGCACCTCGCGCGGTTCACCGGATTCCAGCACGATGCCGACCGAGGTGCGCAGGCCCTTGCGGATCAGGTGGTGATGCACCGCCGCGGTGGCGAGCAGTGCCGGGATCGCGACGCGATCCGGACCGACCTGCCGGTCGGAGAGCACGATGATGTTGTAGCCACCCTTGACCGCCGCTTCGGCCCGCTCGCAGAGCCGGTCGAGCATTTCCGGCATGCCTTCGTCGCCGCGCGAAATGTCGTAGGTGAAGTCGAGCGTCTTCGTGTCGAAGCGGTCTTCCGTGTGGCCGATCGAGCGGATCTTCTCGAGGTCGCCGTTCGTCAGGATCGGCTGGCGGACTTCCAGCCGCTTGGCATGCGCCATGCCGGCGTGGTCGAGGATGTTCGGCCGCGGGCCGATGAACGAGACGAGGCTCATCACCAGTTCCTCGCGGATCGGGTCGATCGGCGGGTTGGTGACCTGGGCGAAGTTCTGCTTGAAATAGGTGTAGAGCAGCTTCGGCTTGTCGGACATCGCCGAGATCGGCGTGTCGGTGCCCATCGAGCCGATCGCTTCCTGACCGGTCGTCGCCATCGGCGACATCAGCAGCTTCGTGTCTTCCTGGGTGTAGCCGAAGGCCTGCTGGCGATCGACAAGCGATACGTCGCGGCGCAGCGCCCGCGGCTCGACCGGCTTCAGGTCTTCGAGGATAAGCTGGGTATCGTCGAGCCACTGGCGGTAGGGATGCTTGCCGGCAAGCGACGACTTCACCTCCTCGTCGGAGATGATACGGCCCTCTTCCATGTCGATCAGCAGCATCTTGCCCGGCTGCAGGCGCCACTTCTTGACGATCTTGTCTTCATCGACCGGCAGCACGCCGGCTTCAGATGCCATGATGACGCGGTCGTCGCTGGTGACGATGTAGCGCGCCGGGCGTAGACCGTTGCGGTCGAGCGTGGCGCCGATCTGGCGGCCGTCGGTGAAGGCAACCGCCGCCGGTCCGTCCCACGGCTCCATGAGCGCCGCGTGATACTCGTAGAACGCCTTGCGCTCCGGCGACATCAGCTGGTTGCCGGCCCAGGCCTCCGGGATCAGCATCATCACCGCATGCGCCAACGAATAGCCGCCCTGCACCAGGAACTCCAGCGCGTTGTCGAAGCAGGCGGTGTCGGACTGGCCCTCGTAGGAGATCGGCCAGAGCTTCGAGATATCGTCGCCGAATAGCGGCGAGGAAACCGACGCTTGCCGCGCCGCCATCCAGTTGACGTTGCCGCGCAGCGTGTTGATCTCACCGTTGTGGGCGACCATGCGGTAGGGATGCGCCAGCTTCCAGGACGGGAAGGTGTTCGTCGAGAATCGCTGGTGAACCAGCGCTACGGCCGACTGGAACCGCTCGTCGGCGAGGTCCTTGTAGTAGGCGCCGACCTGGTAGGCGAGGAACATGCCTTTGTAGACGATGGTCGAGGTCGACAGCGACACGACATAGAAGCCGAGATCGCCACCATCCGCCTCCGCATAGATGCGGTTGGAGATCACCTTGCGCAGCGTGAACAGGCGCCGCTCGAATTCCGCGTTGGTGGCGGCGTCGCGGCCGGCGCCGATGAAGACTTGCACGTGGTGCGGCTCTGTGGCAGCGATGTCGGGCGCCTTGGAGAGCGATGAATTGTCGACCGGAACGTCGCGGAAGCCGAGCAGGTGTTGACCTTCCTCGGCGACCACTTCGCTGATCACCTCCTTGAAATGGGCGATCAGCTTGTCGTCGCGCGGCATAAAGAGATAGCCGACGGCATATTCGCCGGCCTTGGGCAGGGTAACCCCCTGGCCGGCCATCTCCTCGCGAAAGAAGCGGTCGGGAATCTGCACGAGAATGCCCGCGCCGTCGCCCATCAGCGGGTCGGCGCCGACCGCACCGCGATGCGTCAGGTTTTCGAGCATGAAGAGGCCGTCGCGCACGATCTGGTGCGACTTCTCCCCTTTCATATGCGCGACGAAGCCGACGCCGC contains the following coding sequences:
- a CDS encoding SGNH/GDSL hydrolase family protein, which codes for MLITRDAGKGSLLLRLAPVFAAAAAMLVTGFFATMAEAQEPVPRRTLLQRLFGGFAPQRRTYYEDPNQYPTQPRPRRIQRRRQQPAEQQRPRQQRAKPRVADAPPPAAVVEKSPDAKKVLVVGDFVAGSLGDGLKAAFEMTPGVVVETRANGSSGLVRDDYFNWPDSLPGYMAELKPSVIVVSLGANDRQMMRIGETKETLRTDLWTAEYRKRVNALAALARKDNLPLLWVGMPPFQSTAMTADMVTFNGIYREEVEKVGGQFIDIWDGFVDEGGKFVLTGSDINGQQVRLRGSDGINLTKAGKRKLAFYVEKDIRKLLGEAAADADVPGAEGLKDLVVTAPLANEDIVKTPPIGVTDPALDGATALLGAGAPQKGTGKSPRDLLVEKGEVPAAPVGRVDDFRLAKPATVISNPLLRD
- a CDS encoding glutamate synthase subunit beta, which translates into the protein MGKVTGFLEIDRQVAKYQPASDRIRHFREFTIPMSEQEVQKQAARCMDCGIPYCHGPTGCPVHNQIPDWNDLVYNGNWDEAIRNLHSTNNFPEFTGRVCPAPCEEACTLNLEDVPVAIKTVEQAIADKAYEMGYIVPQPAVTKTGKKVAVIGSGPAGMAAAQQLARAGHEVHVYERESKPGGLLRYGIPDFKMEKNFIDRRVEQMKGEGVTFHCGVNVGVDVAVQTLLDDNDAVLYCGGSETPRDAGIPGVEFIGVHDAMPYLVQQNRRVGRENIDSVGWPSEPILAGGKHVVVVGGGDTASDCVGTAFRQGAVKVTQLDIRPQPPEKEDKLAVWPFWATKMRTSSSQAEGAVREFQVATLEFVGDEDGNLTGVKCCQVDDRRKPIAGTEFIIKADLAFIAIGFRGPFTDSVLKDLGDKLSLNTDRRGSTNVVANERDYRTSLDKLWTAGDVRRGQSLVVWAIREGRQAARAIDEALMGSTLLPR
- the gltB gene encoding glutamate synthase large subunit, which translates into the protein MTDHSPSQQIGLNLAQNAATAVKTPAFPSGLPRKQGLYDPRNEHDACGVGFVAHMKGEKSHQIVRDGLFMLENLTHRGAVGADPLMGDGAGILVQIPDRFFREEMAGQGVTLPKAGEYAVGYLFMPRDDKLIAHFKEVISEVVAEEGQHLLGFRDVPVDNSSLSKAPDIAATEPHHVQVFIGAGRDAATNAEFERRLFTLRKVISNRIYAEADGGDLGFYVVSLSTSTIVYKGMFLAYQVGAYYKDLADERFQSAVALVHQRFSTNTFPSWKLAHPYRMVAHNGEINTLRGNVNWMAARQASVSSPLFGDDISKLWPISYEGQSDTACFDNALEFLVQGGYSLAHAVMMLIPEAWAGNQLMSPERKAFYEYHAALMEPWDGPAAVAFTDGRQIGATLDRNGLRPARYIVTSDDRVIMASEAGVLPVDEDKIVKKWRLQPGKMLLIDMEEGRIISDEEVKSSLAGKHPYRQWLDDTQLILEDLKPVEPRALRRDVSLVDRQQAFGYTQEDTKLLMSPMATTGQEAIGSMGTDTPISAMSDKPKLLYTYFKQNFAQVTNPPIDPIREELVMSLVSFIGPRPNILDHAGMAHAKRLEVRQPILTNGDLEKIRSIGHTEDRFDTKTLDFTYDISRGDEGMPEMLDRLCERAEAAVKGGYNIIVLSDRQVGPDRVAIPALLATAAVHHHLIRKGLRTSVGIVLESGEPREVHHFCLLAGYGAEAINPYLAFDTLVDMHKRGEFPKEVDASEIVYRYIKAVGKGILKVMSKMGISTYQSYCGAQIFDAVGLSSKLVDKYFFGTATTIEGIGLEEIAAETVARHKAAFGVDPVLANTLDIGGEYAFRMRGESHAWTPDAIASLQHAVRGNAEDRYREFAEMVNASALRMNTIRGLFTLKSAEAAGRQPVPVDEVEPAVEIVKRFSTGAMSFGSISREAHTTLAKAMNRIGGKSNTGEGGEESDRYLPLPDGSMNPERSAIKQIASGRFGVTTEYLVNADVLQIKVAQGAKPGEGGQLPGHKVDATVAKTRHSTPGVGLISPPPHHDIYSIEDLAQLIYDLKNVNPEADVSVKLVSEVGVGTVAAGVAKARADHITIAGFDGGTGASPLTSLKHAGSPWEIGLAETQQTLVLNGLRSRVALQVDGGLKTGRDVVIGALLGADEFGFATAPLIAAGCIMMRKCHLNTCPVGVATQDPVLRKRFKGTPEHVINYFFFVAEEVREILASLGVRKLDDIIGASELLERDRMIEHWKAKGLDFSKIFHKVEAPKEATYWTARQNHPIDDILDRRLIEKAKLALETKVPVAFEAEIKNVDRSAGAMLSGALAKRWGHKGLKDDTIHVTLKGTAGQSFGAFLARGITFDLVGDGNDYVGKGLSGGRIIVRPPENTRIVPHQSIIVGNTLLYGAISGECYFNGVAGERFAVRNSGAVAVVEGVGDHGCEYMTGGVVVVLGSTGRNFAAGMSGGVAYVLDEEGDFARRCNMAMVELQPVPEEDDMLEKLHHHGGDLMYKGRVDVSGDMTRHDEERLYQLISNHLHFTGSPRAKEILEHWADYRPKFRKVMPVEYRRALEDMERMKMAEAAE